The genomic interval GGCTGCTGTCGCGAAGAATTCGCTCTGCGGAACGTTTGGCGGCCTCAACGTCCGGCGGGTCGCGGTCAAGCCATCGGGTCAGAGTCTGTGCATTGACCGCAATAGCGCCGAGCGGCTGGTTTAGTTCATGCGCAAGCGAAGCTGATAATGCGCCGATTGTTGCGGCTCGGGTTGCGTGGCTCAGTTCTTCCTTTGCTGCAGCAAGCGCGAGACGGGCCTCTTCGCGCTGAGTGATGTCGATCATGCCGACGACGACGCGATCGAAGGCTTCCACGTCAGTCGGAAAGCTGATTGACACCAGCACGTGTTTGCGTTCGCCACTCTCTGTCATGATCTCGGCGTTGCCTTCGAAATAGGTGTCGCCATCAACGATCGCCTGAAGGACAGAAGCGAAGGTATCGTCGCCCATTGGAATGAAATGACTTCCGGTGCGGGCCAGGCTGCTATCGTCTCTGGTGCCGAGAAGTTCATGTGCAGCCTGGTTGGAAGCAACGACATCGATCATGCCTATGCATTCGTTGACAAAGTCGGGGTTCTGCCGGGCGTAAGACTTAATATCCGTCACACCTCTGGCGGACATCTCCAGCAGGTGTGCGCGCAATTTAGAATAATCGCGCTCCCAGAGCGCTACGCGGGTGCGATCGAAGATCGAGCGATAGCGGGCCTCGCTCAGCGCGAGTGCCGCGTTAATGCGGAGCAGTTCGGCTCTCGCTCTGTCATTTCGCAGCAGCAGCGCAGTGGTCAACCCCAGTGAAATGAGAGCCACGCCGAGCCTCATATAGGTCGGAAAATCCGCCTTGGCAGCATGCGTGAACGTGAATGAGATCAATGCCATACAGAGGAATAGGGCTGAAAAGAACTTAAGGCCGGTTCGCTCGACCGATTGCGCGGCAAGCAGAAGGGCTATCGAGTACAGGA from Martelella mediterranea DSM 17316 carries:
- a CDS encoding sensor histidine kinase, with product MEQKRVIRLTRQEPGRYDLLFRGAAILIAASVFTIDTFTEIEGAIAVLYSIALLLAAQSVERTGLKFFSALFLCMALISFTFTHAAKADFPTYMRLGVALISLGLTTALLLRNDRARAELLRINAALALSEARYRSIFDRTRVALWERDYSKLRAHLLEMSARGVTDIKSYARQNPDFVNECIGMIDVVASNQAAHELLGTRDDSSLARTGSHFIPMGDDTFASVLQAIVDGDTYFEGNAEIMTESGERKHVLVSISFPTDVEAFDRVVVGMIDITQREEARLALAAAKEELSHATRAATIGALSASLAHELNQPLGAIAVNAQTLTRWLDRDPPDVEAAKRSAERILRDSSRGSDILKSTRLMLSDMPRQPEVVALAKLIDDTLELMKHDLQAENVSVEVVQKRAIPPISVVRLELQQVLINLISNAIQAIAAAEPDRRVVTITLDTVDDMISLIVCDTGDGLDEAARAKLFTPFFTTKSSGMGIGLSISRSTIEAMGGSIEGSNHPDGGAMFEIRLPGEREDA